The region CCGTGGCAAACGCGATCGTGCGGGCCCGCTCCAGGTCAGCCAGCGGATCTGCAACCAGAAAGGAAGCAAAACATGCAAGCCCCATAACACCGGCCACCAGGCCCACCAGCACAAGCTTTTTGCCTGCCAGGATTCCTTCACCCACAGGCCTGGGTTTGCGTTTCATCACTTCCTCCCGGGCAGGATCCAGCCCCAGGGCAATCGAGGGCATGATCTCCCCGAACATATTGATAAACAGGATCTGCAGGGCAAGCAGGGGTACCAGTTCATAACCCAGCAGGGAAATACCCAGCATGATCAAAATAATCTCATTGAAGTTGCGTGAGACCAGGTAACTTGTAAACTTCTCGATATTATCATATATCGTCCTGCCCCTTTTCACAGCTTCCACAATTGTCGCAAAATTATCATCCTGCAGCACCATGTCACTGGACTGGCGGGCCACATCCGTACCCTTAAGCCCCATAGCAATACCAATATCAGCCTTTTTAAGAGCAGGCGCATCATTAACGCCGTCTCCCGTCATGGCAACCACATGCCCCTCTGCCTGCAGGGCTTTAACGATCCTCAATTTCTGCTGAGGCATCACCCTGGCATACACATGGACATGTTCTGCAATCTCTGCAAAAGCAGCGTCATCCAGCTCCTCCAGTTCTTCTCCTGTGATCGCCCCGTCAGCCAGGATCCCATCCGGATCCTCAACACCATCAGGCTGCCTGGAAGGAATCCCCAGCTGCCTTGAGATCGCCAGGGCAGTCTTTACATTGTCCCCGGTGATCATTACAACCTTGATACCTGCCTCATGACACAGACCGATCGCCTCGGTCACACCTTCCCTTACAGGGTCTGCCATTGCCATAAGCCCCAGGAAAGTCAGGTTCTTTTCCAGAGATTCCTCATTCCAGTCCTCACCGACATCCTTGCAGGCAATCGCGATAACCCGGTAGGCCTGGGAAGCAAGCCCTGTATTTTCCTTCAGGATTGCACTTTTCGCATCCGCGTCAAGTTCTGTCTTTCTGCCATTTTTGAAGACATGGTCGCAGCGATCCAGCACGACCTCCACAGCCCCCTTTGTAAAGGAACGTAAATTCTCCCCCCTCCTGTAGAGCGTGGTCATCATCTTCCTGTCAGAATTGAACATGATCTCATGTATTCTCTCATAATCCCCTGAGAGGGACTCTTTACTCATACCGGCCTTTGAAGCCGCCGCCAGCAGGGCAAGTTCGGTGGGATCTCCCACAATATCCTCTTTACTCCCAGGATCCAGGGAAGCATTATTACACAGGGCAGCCCCCCTCAAAAGGACTTGCAGGGTTGAATCCTGCAGGTCGAATTCTTCCCGGGCATGCAGAAAAACACCCTCAGCTGTGTAACCCGAACCCGTCACTTCAAATGAGCTGTCAGCGGTCCATATCTTTTCAACCGTCATTTCGTTTTTGGTCAGGGTACCGGTCTTATCCGTACAGATAACCGAAGTCGAGCCCAGCGTCTCAACTGCCAGCATCTTCCTTATAATGGCATTCTTGGCCGCCATGCGCCGCATACCATAAGCCAGGGTAATCGTCAGGGTCAGGGGTAATCCTTCAGGCACCGCTGCCACGGCCAGGGCCAGGGCAATGATCAGCATCTCCTCAATGGGCGCCCCGGCGGATATACCAAGGGCAAGAGCCAGCCCCGATGCAAATAAAGCAACAATTGCCAGTTTCCTGGAAAATGCAGATATCTCCCTTTGCAGCGGTGTGTCCTGTGCCTGCGGCTGTATAAGGGAAGCGATACCTCCTAATTCCGTATCCATACCGGTAGCTGTCACCCGTGCCCTGCATTTACCCCGGACAATCTGGGTACCGGCATAGAGGGGTTCATTCTTATTCTTACTTACAGGAACACTTTCCCCGGTAAGGGCGGATTCATCCACCTTGAGTTGTTGTGTCTCAAAAATACAGGCATCCGCAGCCACCCTGTCCCCGGCTTCCAGAACCAGGATATCTCCGACAACCACCTCTCTTGTGGGGATCTGGCGCAAGGTGCCACTGCGCAGAACCGTAGTCTTTGGCCGAACAATCCCCTTGAGAGATTCCATGGCTTTTTCTGCCCGGTATTCCTGCACAAATCCCAGCAGGATAACAAACATGATCAGACCTAAAATTACCCAGAAATTCACCACTTCATCAATATACAGGGAGATCAGGGCTGCTGCTGCAAGTACCCAGATAATCACATTCTTCAGCTGGGAGAGCAATACCTTCAGGGGAGTGAACTTCTCTTTCTCTTCCAGCTCATTATACCCCTCTGTCCGAAGTTTTTCAGAAGCCTCTGAATCATCAAGTCCTGCAGAATCAGTTTGGTCTTCAGGCAATTGCCGACATCTTTCCTCTGAGATTTTCATGACACCCGTTCCCCGATTTGTTTTTAGGACATGCTGCTAAATATTTATTGCAGTCACAAACTTCCAGGCAAAGCTCAGCCTGAAGCAGAATTCTTATGCTCCTTATCCTTCTGTATGGCAAATTTAAGCACAATGGGCGAAACAAACAGTGAGACTGCAACCATAAGGACCACAGCTGAAAAAATCTCATCCCCGATTATTCCCATCTCCCTGCCAATGGAAATCACCACAAGTTCAACACCTGCCCTGGGCATAACCCCGGAGCCGAATATGAAACTTTCATGGGAATCAAAACCAATAGCTTTGGCACCCACAAAACCCCCTACGAATTTACTCAGTAACGCTAAGACCACAACCAGAATGGTGAAAGAGCCAAGGGTACTCAATGCCCCCACATCCACTGACATGCCAATATGTGCAAAGAAGATAGGTACAAGAATACCATATGCCAATCCGGAAACCTTACTCTGGACATCCTCTATCTTAGCAATCGGTATATTGGAAAGCAGGACCCCTCCGATAAATGCCCCGATTACAGCATCCAGACCCAGGATATCTGCAAAGTAGGCAGAGAAAAGGGCAACCAGCACCACAGCAGCAAATATCGATTCTTTAGCATGCATTTTCTGTACGTAACCAAAGAGATACGGAAATACCTTATAGCCAAGTATTACCATTACAGCAATGAAGAACACAAGCTTACCTGCAAGCATCAAAAACTGCAAAATCGAAGGGAATTCACTGTACTTTCCCATTGTGACAACTACAGACAGAAGGAAAATACCTATTATGTCATCAAAAATAGCTGAGGTCAGCATCATGGAGCCGGGTTTGCTGGAAAGATAACCCATATCAAGCAATGTCTTGACCACAACTCCTATACTGGTAGGACTGAAAGCCACGGCCAGAAAGAGGCTTTCCACAAAACCAAAACCAAAAAACCTGCCCAGTGCAAAACCGGCAATAAAAGCAGCAGCTATCTGGAAAAGGGTGGCCACAATTGCCTTTTTTGAGGATGCTTTCAAATCCTCAATATGCACTTCCTTATAACCGGCAGTAAACAGCAGAAAAATTGCCCCCAGCTCCGCCACAGAAGCAATCGTCTCGGTTTCCTGCACAATAACCAGACCAAGTAATAAACCCGCAAGGACTTCCCCGAGTATACCCGGCATCCCGACTCGTTCAGAGACCTCGGACAACAATCTGGCAGATAGCAAAATAATGAGGATCTGGAATAAAAACTCCATCTGTTAGCCCCTTAAACTGTAGATTGCCTTTATAACATCCGGTTTGCATATTATGCCCGCCAGTTTATCGTTATCAACCACACAGAAACGCTCCACCTTGTGTTTTATCATTATTTCTGCTACTTCACATAGATCCATCTCAGGTGGTATGGTGACAGGATGAGGGATCATAATTCCCCTGGCAGATTCACTAAGGGATTTCACTGCCATAAGATGGGTATGATCAAGCCTGGGAGCGCGATGGGTAAGTAATAACTGCAGGATAATATTCTGATCAATTATACCCAGAAAATTACCATTTTTCTCCACCACAGGATACGTATGGAACTGGTTTTCATTAAATACTTCAAGTACCCTTTCCACAGAGTCGTCTCCCTTTATGGTAACAGGCCGGGTCTTCATTATATCTTTCACAAAGATTCGGCTGCATTTCTCATCAAGGTCTGAATATACTTCTTCTTTAGATAAACGCCCCTTATCAGGTTCCCTTTCAGAAAACACACCAATCCCAATGACAATATATTCCTTTTTCTACAAAGGCATTATCCCATATCAATTCCCATTCAGGACCGTAACATTCAGGGCTATGCCACTTCTGTCAATATATTCATTGATCCTTTTCATTGAATGGGGAATCATACCCCCGCTTGTTATTATCATACACCTTTTGCCGCACAGAGCCATCAGGATGGTGCGATCGATAACCCCGGTTGATATATCGACACATAGCGAATTTTTCTCAGCCATAAGTTTGCTCTTTTTACCCATGGCACCCACAATATCAATATTCTCTTTTTCCAGGAAATCATCAAAATCAGCCGGATCGAACCTATCCATATCGTAGATCAGGATACCCCCGGCTTTTATACCATGCCTGGTAAGTTCCACGATCGCCCAGTTACCTTCATGGATATGCAGAACACGGGCATTGACCGCTTCATAGGGACAATGCAGCGCATATTCGCCATGCAGTACACCCAGGTTCAATATGTCGCCTTCCCGGGTTTCCGGAGGCACTTCCACCCACATCAATTCCGGTGGCTTGAGGGTCTCCACAATTTCCGGCACAGTCCTGGGCTGCCTGTTGCCATGGGCAAGGCCGCGTCTTTCGATTTCTTTATAGATATCAAAGGTCACCGGCCGTTTCAGGTTGGCCTGTCGCAGCAGTTCATCATCCTGGAATACCTCATCCGGAGTGCCTTCCCCGATAACCTCCCCGTCAACCATGAAAAAAACATAATCCGCCCAGCTGTAGGCCAGATCAACATCATGGGTGGAAATGATCAGACTGGTACCCATATGATTGAGTTCATGGAGGACATCCAGAAGTTCATCAGCACCTACCGGATCCAGGCTTGCCAATGGCTCATCCAGTATGATAGCCTGGGGATCCATAGCCACAATCCCGGCTATGGCAACCCTCTTTTTCTGGCCGCCACTCAAATGATGTGGAGGTTTATCCTTAAGTCCACTCAGGCCGAAATATTCAAGCGTACCGTTTACCTTCTTTTCAATTTCTGCCTTGCTGTAGCCAAGATTGACCGGCCCAAACGCCACATCCTGATAGACAGTGGGTGCAAATACCTGATCATCGGAATTCTGGAAAACAATACCAACGTTCTTTCTTATTTCCCTCAGGGAAGCCTGGTTGTAAACCAGTTCCCTGCCATCATAAAATATCTTACCTTCAGCAGGCTTGAGGGTACCGTTGAGTAACAAAAATAAGGTAGATTTACCCGAGCCGTTTTTTCCTACAAAAGCAATCCTTTTGCCCTTCTTTAACTTTATGTCTACACCTTTAACAGCTGCAGTCCCGTCAGGATAGGAATATTTCAGTCCGCGTGTTTCAAGTATTACCATAAACTAGCCTCCAGTATACCATTAGAAACATACCATACCCCCACGATTGCAACCATGTAAATCAGACTCAATGCAACTTCTGAAAAATTCACAGGTCTTTTTTCTTCAAAAATCATCATTTTCCCGTCATAACAGCGGGAATTCATTGCCACAAACGTTTTTTCTCCCTGCTCCCAGGACCTCAAAAAAAGAGTCGAACAGAGCATGGCCATGGAGTGCAGGGATGTCCTCAGATCATGGTAACCCAGCCTTACTGTCTGGGCATGCTTGATACACCAGGCGACATCCAGAAACACAAAGATGTACCTGTACATCATCATTGACAGTTCGATGAAAGAATCAGGAAGGCGTGTCTTTTTCAGAACTGAGAAAAGCTCCACCATGGGAGTTGTCAGCGCCAGGAAGAACAGACAGGACATTCCTCCCAGGGTCCTGGAAAATACGAGGAAAGCCATTGACAATCCACCGGTATTCACACCCAGATGATAGCCCAGCACATTGAAACCAAAAAGTTCAGGACCACTGCCAAAAAAGAAGGCAATGATGATTACACTTAGCACAACGAAAAATGCAGGTCCCATCAGGAGCTTCAGGTAGAATCTCGGAGGGACCCTGCCAAAAATAAGCGTTGCCAGCGACATACAGATGGCTATAGAAAAAGGCACAAGAGGATATTCAGAAGATATACCCATAAGAATTCCAAAGCCAACCACCCCTATTTTCAGCCAGTTATTAGTATAACGCAGGGGGCTGAGCAGTGCATAATCATCAAGCATCTTGGTCATAATAAAGATTTCCGTATGTGAATTGTAGTGCGCAAAATTGATTTTTAGGTATTAATATATGTCGTCAAAAAAAAGGAAAGGAGGTAAAAGGTAAATCAGTCAGAGCGACCTTTACCCTTATAGTAACCAAAGAAGTATCCTATAATAACTGCACCAATAGCTGCCTGCAGTGCAAACAAAAGGCTTTCGGTTTCCCCACCTGGAGGCTCGAATCCCATGTTATCGACCCAGGGCTCATAACCACCCGTTACATCAGTGATTACGCCTTCGGCAGCACCGTCTGCACCCCCGAACTCAGAACCCGGGTTTGCAGCCATCCCGTAGAAGAAGGATGCCACAAAGAGTACAGCGATCACAGCAAATATGATCTCACCCTTACCAATCTTCATGCGGGAGTCCCCCTTATCTTGTTAATCGTCTCCTGTGAGACTACTTTCAGCTCCACAAGGGCATCCCCTTTGACCTGAATAATATATTTGAAGATTAATGCCGTCAGAGCCCCTTCCATAATAGCCAGTGGCACCTGAGTGGTAGCAAATACTGCTGCAAAGGCCTGGAAGGACCCCAAAAATCCGCCGGCTTGCGACGGGAATGCCAGGGCAAGTTGCGCCGATGTTAATACATAGGTAGCCCAATCCGCAAAAGCGGCTGCAATGAAGACAACTACATAGAAATTAAGATTGGCTTTCATACCTGCTTTATATATGGCATATGCAATTACAGGTCCTACGATACCCATCGAAGCCACATTTGCACCCAGGGTTGTCAATCCGCCATGTGCCAGGAATAGGGCCTGATACAACAGTACGATCACACCCATTACCGCTGTGACTGCGGGGCCAAACAGTATGGCGGCCATTCCTGTTCCCGTGGGATGCGACGAACTACCCGTTACAGAGGGTAATTTCAGGGAAGACAGGACAAATATGAACGCACCTGCCACCGCCAGTAACGGCAGGAGATCACGTCTTTCAGAGACAAGTTTGTTGAGACGGTACATACCAAACATTATAACCGGAATAGAGAATACAAACCACAATTGCCACCATGGGGATGGCAGAAATCCTTCGAATATATGCATACTATATCACTCCTGATTGCAACATTTCACAAGTAAACTTAACTAAACAACATGTTAGTTGATAGATTCCATAGAGAATTTATTGTATAAATATCTTGTTGTTTAATAAACCAAACTTGATTATAATACAAAACAAAGGCCTACCAGTTGGTTAAATTTTTTAAACAATGAAAATAAAACAAAATTGCTGGATTATTATCTGACAACCAGCAGACAGTGAAGAGCCGATTGTGCCACCGGAGGATTGTCAACTGTGCCCTCAATTATACTTTCCTCAGGATAACCCAGTTGTTCACAGACGTATATCCTGGCCTGCACTCCCATCTCTTCCAGGATTTTAGCAACTTCCACGGACCCGAAAGTGTCTGCAGGAAGCAGGAGGACATTCTTCCCCAGTTTGATTTCAGCAACAAAAGCCTCTCTTGCAGGATGGGGATTCCTGCCATGAGCCGTTATCACCGCCAGCCCGTTCATACTAGTTTTCGTCCTGGCACAGGCAACCTGCATCGAGGATATACCTGGAATTATGCTGTCCACTTCCCCGGCAAACTTGCCCAAACCCGAAAACATGGGATCCCCGGTGGAAAGCACTACCGCATCTTCGCCCAGCAGATGCAGGTTCTTGTAATCCTTTATCTTCTTTGCCTCTCCCATTATATAGGGACCAGCGAGCTCAAGGGACCGGGGAGAACCATAAACTTCAGCTGCATTTTCGATTGCCTCGATTGCCTGTTCTGTGAGCATTCCGGGCCCCACTCCCACCCCCACAACTATCATTTTTTTTCCCCGCTATCCATAAGCACAGTACCGTCACGCTCAACGATCACAATACGGGCACCCTTTGCCTTTTCCACGGTTTTTTCAAAGGCCCTGCGCAGGTGCTGTCCTTCAGGTTCCATCTCCACCATTTCGGCAACCGTAGCAAAACCCGTGCCCTCAAGTACATCCGGGTCACCCCATTTGATGATAAGCCCGGGCAGACCACAGATAATGACATCTCCTGTGGCAGCCTCGAGTGCTTCGGAAATACGGCTGCCTGCAAGTACAACCGTGTAATCGGGAAACAGCATTGTGGAATAACGAATACCTATACGGCCGGTTGTAAGGACAACTTTATCGGAACACCGGATCAGATCTCCTTTCATTTCGCCTAGATGGTCATTCCAGGGTTCTACAAAACCCGTGGTACCCAGAATGGAAATGCCTTCCTCCACACCGATGGTGGAATTTAGGGTCTGACGGGCAATTTCCTCTCCTCTGGGCAGGGATATTTCCACTTCCGCACCCTTAAGACCCAGTTGTTCAACAGCTTCAAAAACAGCCAGCTTTATCTGTTCCATGGGTTTGGGATTGATGGCAGGGTAGCCTTTTTTAGCCTGCAGGCCTCCACGTGTTACCGTGCCTATACCCTCACCAGCATTAATTATAATTGAATCTGCTTCACGGGCATTCCCTACAAACTCAAGCCCCCGGGTAATATCGGACTCATGGTCATTATTGACCTTGGTCACCATCGCATAACCCCTGTCCGTTTCCTTTACATCAATATATGCACGCAGACCCACAGGAGTAGGGATGGAAACGGTCTTGACCTGCTCTTGCAGGGAAAGCACAGCTGCTTTGGCCGCCGCAGCCGCGGTTGTCCCTGTGGTATAGCCTCTCTTGAGAACTGAACCGTCACTTAAAACTACGAGCCTTCCGTTCTTTATACCCTCCACGAGTTCCTCACGTG is a window of Methanohalophilus mahii DSM 5219 DNA encoding:
- a CDS encoding cation-translocating P-type ATPase gives rise to the protein MKISEERCRQLPEDQTDSAGLDDSEASEKLRTEGYNELEEKEKFTPLKVLLSQLKNVIIWVLAAAALISLYIDEVVNFWVILGLIMFVILLGFVQEYRAEKAMESLKGIVRPKTTVLRSGTLRQIPTREVVVGDILVLEAGDRVAADACIFETQQLKVDESALTGESVPVSKNKNEPLYAGTQIVRGKCRARVTATGMDTELGGIASLIQPQAQDTPLQREISAFSRKLAIVALFASGLALALGISAGAPIEEMLIIALALAVAAVPEGLPLTLTITLAYGMRRMAAKNAIIRKMLAVETLGSTSVICTDKTGTLTKNEMTVEKIWTADSSFEVTGSGYTAEGVFLHAREEFDLQDSTLQVLLRGAALCNNASLDPGSKEDIVGDPTELALLAAASKAGMSKESLSGDYERIHEIMFNSDRKMMTTLYRRGENLRSFTKGAVEVVLDRCDHVFKNGRKTELDADAKSAILKENTGLASQAYRVIAIACKDVGEDWNEESLEKNLTFLGLMAMADPVREGVTEAIGLCHEAGIKVVMITGDNVKTALAISRQLGIPSRQPDGVEDPDGILADGAITGEELEELDDAAFAEIAEHVHVYARVMPQQKLRIVKALQAEGHVVAMTGDGVNDAPALKKADIGIAMGLKGTDVARQSSDMVLQDDNFATIVEAVKRGRTIYDNIEKFTSYLVSRNFNEIILIMLGISLLGYELVPLLALQILFINMFGEIMPSIALGLDPAREEVMKRKPRPVGEGILAGKKLVLVGLVAGVMGLACFASFLVADPLADLERARTIAFATVVSMILFIPFAFRSLDLSVLETGFFNNRLIFAGILSTLLLTLVVMYVPFLAAIFDLVPLALQDWLLPLGFAGVTMVFVEIVKALLFRKGFRKSY
- a CDS encoding cation:proton antiporter, with product MEFLFQILIILLSARLLSEVSERVGMPGILGEVLAGLLLGLVIVQETETIASVAELGAIFLLFTAGYKEVHIEDLKASSKKAIVATLFQIAAAFIAGFALGRFFGFGFVESLFLAVAFSPTSIGVVVKTLLDMGYLSSKPGSMMLTSAIFDDIIGIFLLSVVVTMGKYSEFPSILQFLMLAGKLVFFIAVMVILGYKVFPYLFGYVQKMHAKESIFAAVVLVALFSAYFADILGLDAVIGAFIGGVLLSNIPIAKIEDVQSKVSGLAYGILVPIFFAHIGMSVDVGALSTLGSFTILVVVLALLSKFVGGFVGAKAIGFDSHESFIFGSGVMPRAGVELVVISIGREMGIIGDEIFSAVVLMVAVSLFVSPIVLKFAIQKDKEHKNSASG
- a CDS encoding CBS domain-containing protein, which encodes MFSEREPDKGRLSKEEVYSDLDEKCSRIFVKDIMKTRPVTIKGDDSVERVLEVFNENQFHTYPVVEKNGNFLGIIDQNIILQLLLTHRAPRLDHTHLMAVKSLSESARGIMIPHPVTIPPEMDLCEVAEIMIKHKVERFCVVDNDKLAGIICKPDVIKAIYSLRG
- a CDS encoding energy-coupling factor ABC transporter ATP-binding protein — its product is MVILETRGLKYSYPDGTAAVKGVDIKLKKGKRIAFVGKNGSGKSTLFLLLNGTLKPAEGKIFYDGRELVYNQASLREIRKNVGIVFQNSDDQVFAPTVYQDVAFGPVNLGYSKAEIEKKVNGTLEYFGLSGLKDKPPHHLSGGQKKRVAIAGIVAMDPQAIILDEPLASLDPVGADELLDVLHELNHMGTSLIISTHDVDLAYSWADYVFFMVDGEVIGEGTPDEVFQDDELLRQANLKRPVTFDIYKEIERRGLAHGNRQPRTVPEIVETLKPPELMWVEVPPETREGDILNLGVLHGEYALHCPYEAVNARVLHIHEGNWAIVELTRHGIKAGGILIYDMDRFDPADFDDFLEKENIDIVGAMGKKSKLMAEKNSLCVDISTGVIDRTILMALCGKRCMIITSGGMIPHSMKRINEYIDRSGIALNVTVLNGN
- the cbiQ gene encoding cobalt ECF transporter T component CbiQ, producing the protein MTKMLDDYALLSPLRYTNNWLKIGVVGFGILMGISSEYPLVPFSIAICMSLATLIFGRVPPRFYLKLLMGPAFFVVLSVIIIAFFFGSGPELFGFNVLGYHLGVNTGGLSMAFLVFSRTLGGMSCLFFLALTTPMVELFSVLKKTRLPDSFIELSMMMYRYIFVFLDVAWCIKHAQTVRLGYHDLRTSLHSMAMLCSTLFLRSWEQGEKTFVAMNSRCYDGKMMIFEEKRPVNFSEVALSLIYMVAIVGVWYVSNGILEASLW
- a CDS encoding energy-coupling factor ABC transporter substrate-binding protein, producing MKIGKGEIIFAVIAVLFVASFFYGMAANPGSEFGGADGAAEGVITDVTGGYEPWVDNMGFEPPGGETESLLFALQAAIGAVIIGYFFGYYKGKGRSD
- a CDS encoding energy-coupling factor ABC transporter permease, yielding MHIFEGFLPSPWWQLWFVFSIPVIMFGMYRLNKLVSERRDLLPLLAVAGAFIFVLSSLKLPSVTGSSSHPTGTGMAAILFGPAVTAVMGVIVLLYQALFLAHGGLTTLGANVASMGIVGPVIAYAIYKAGMKANLNFYVVVFIAAAFADWATYVLTSAQLALAFPSQAGGFLGSFQAFAAVFATTQVPLAIMEGALTALIFKYIIQVKGDALVELKVVSQETINKIRGTPA
- a CDS encoding cobalt-precorrin-7 (C(5))-methyltransferase — its product is MIVVGVGVGPGMLTEQAIEAIENAAEVYGSPRSLELAGPYIMGEAKKIKDYKNLHLLGEDAVVLSTGDPMFSGLGKFAGEVDSIIPGISSMQVACARTKTSMNGLAVITAHGRNPHPAREAFVAEIKLGKNVLLLPADTFGSVEVAKILEEMGVQARIYVCEQLGYPEESIIEGTVDNPPVAQSALHCLLVVR
- a CDS encoding cobalt-precorrin-5B (C(1))-methyltransferase, encoding MIDPVNKSKIPDEWLEKAAMPREELVEGIKNGRLVVLSDGSVLKRGYTTGTTAAAAAKAAVLSLQEQVKTVSIPTPVGLRAYIDVKETDRGYAMVTKVNNDHESDITRGLEFVGNAREADSIIINAGEGIGTVTRGGLQAKKGYPAINPKPMEQIKLAVFEAVEQLGLKGAEVEISLPRGEEIARQTLNSTIGVEEGISILGTTGFVEPWNDHLGEMKGDLIRCSDKVVLTTGRIGIRYSTMLFPDYTVVLAGSRISEALEAATGDVIICGLPGLIIKWGDPDVLEGTGFATVAEMVEMEPEGQHLRRAFEKTVEKAKGARIVIVERDGTVLMDSGEKK